The DNA window ttaggggtatttacatccatctttaacctcacattcatcatttcatttcaaatccaaggtgctggattacagagccaaaagaacagaagtccaaatacttactgacTGCACTATACATCTTTTGTATAACCTTCCAATTTGACAAGAGATGAGAGTGGATTATACTGCTGACAAAACCCTCGGGAAATGACATCTAACCTTAGCAATATCTGCAATAAAGCTTTTGGTACAATGTAATCCAGAAACACTCCCCACAACTGAAACTGAACATACTTATTGCAGAAATGTACAGAaaagcagtgtgtctgtgaccaCATGACCGCTCATGATGAGGTACTGATCTAGCAGTGCAAAGACTCATAAGCATAACATAAGAAAGCAAGAAACCATTTAGCCAGccatgagcttttttttttctttttcttttttttttttaactacagCAAAAAAAATTCCACTTCGGATGAAGCGATCATCGAAACGAATCTGCGAGGACACTTAATATTTTGGATCAAAAGGCATGGGGCCAAGCTCAATTTTGACATCTGCCATATGTCTGCCAGTGGGACGTCCTGGCTTGCTCCACTTCCTCTGTTTTTGTGGGCGAAGATGAGCCCTGTGTTGCTGACAGTGGGGCCGGGACTGTCGGTCTGGTTTCCTTTTTGTGGCTGGCTTTGCAGTGGGTCTACTGCAattttgcaacaacaaaaaaaatatcatCTTTGCATCGTGCAAACGCTTATCACATAAGCTTCTTCCACATCTTTATAATCTGTGCTGAAACGGCAGTCGtttgcatgcaaaaaaaaaaaagaaaaaaaaaaaggttttaaatccACAGCTATCTTCACATGCTGAAGTTGATGCCAATGGTGCCAATTATCACCTTGCTTTGTTCATGAGCAGATTCGCATCTGCTGTTCAATCTTAGTCCACGTGGTGTGTGATGGACCATGTGGACCATCTCCATGCAGAACAAAGAAAACTGGGAATCAATGTCATAGGTGTCTTACCCTATCAATCTGTagcttattttgtttttcttataaTAAAAACTATTGAAATAATGCTTGTTCTAAACCTGTGTCCCCAAATGGAGGCAGGCTCTGGGGAGGCTAAGGGGAGGCCTTCCAGGCCTGTACACTGGGCCCAAAGTCTGAATGGTTAATATGTTTGGTTAATATGTTTGCATAGCACACTTGCCACCAACGAGAAAACATAAGCAATTGGATTtaacagcaagcaaacaaaaagcCGGCCCAATCCTACTATAGATCAACTTTTATCCATCTCCACAGTTAGCGACCACCAAATGTCAGCTACATTCCATACTTTCAACACCTTTTTTTTCCAAGAATGGATTCAGCTCATGCACAAGATGTACTTCACGCCCTCCAGGATCATTAACGCTTACCAAAAGACCGGTTCCcgacagggggaaaaaaactcacCTAGGCCCATACTGTTTTGAATAGCTATCTCCAAAGAAGTGCTTGAAGACATAGTCATCAAGATCTTCAAACACATCATCGTTGTAGGTCTGGTACTCATCCATGTCTTCCAGGTAGTCCTCCACGCCACTGACAAAGTCTGTGAAAAGCATCTGGTCGTGGATGAACACGCCGTTGCGGAAGAAACTGTTGATGAAACTGTCCAGTTCCCTCCAGTGGTGGAAGTGGTCCACCTCCTGCTGAAGGTAGCTGTGGATGAGCTGGTTGAACTCGTCTGCTCGGATGGGCTCGAGGGCCTTGTTAAACAGGCTCATGGACTCTTGATTGGCGCAGTCAAATATTCCAGAACAGCCCTTAGGCCTCCTCCTGTGACGTGCCGATTCAGAGCCCTTCCAGCCAGTAGGCCCTGGCTTTCTGGTGTTATGGTCCGCCTGAAAGGTATCGGCCGTAGATTTGCGCGGGTGCTGATGTAGGGGTTGGTGGGACCGAGGCTTCCAAGAAGACCTGTGATCCTTCTCCTGCTTTTGCTGCCTTGAATGGTCCTGCTGGTGCTCGTAGCGTCCTGTCttagcctctctcctctcatggAACTTCCTGTCTTGTGGCCGGCGGGCCTTTTCAAACACGCGAGAGGCAGAGTCCTTAAAGTGGTGAAAGGTGGACTTGACAGAGTCTGAGAACTTCCTGAGGTTCTCCTTCACAGCCTCCTTGGCCTTCTTGATCTGCTCCTTGTGGTGGTGCACAAACTCCTTGGTGGAGTTCTTGACGGCGTCAAAGGTCTCCTTCACCTTTCCGATGATGCCCTCCTTGGGCTTCTTGGCCCTGGGCTGCTGGTCGCCCTTGGCCCGGACCTCCTTGGTCTCCACGTACAGCCTCTCCCACAGGTCGGAGCGCTGCTGCTCGAAGCGTAGCTTCTTCTCCAGCTCGGCCAGCCTGCCCCTCAGCTCCTCCATCTCGGGGCCGGCCTCCGCCGCGCCCCGCATgctcagctgctccagctcgTCCTTCAGCTGGCCCGTGGCCTTCCGCTCCCGGTCCAGCTCCAGCCTCAGCGCCTGGGCCTCGGCCCCCAGCGCCTCCTTCTGGCTGAGGAACAGTTGGATGCGctgcttctcctcctccaggtgCTGCTTCAGCTTCTGGTTCTCTGACAGGACAGAGTCGGCCCCCGCGCCCCTCCCCTCCAGGTCCTGGATCTGGGCGCGGAGGCCCAGGAGCTCCTCCCGCAGGGCGGACAGCGACTGCTCCTCACGCTCCAGGGAGCTCATCAGCTGCTGGTTCTCCGTGGCCAGGTGTCTGTGATGGAACTCCATCTCGGTCTTCTCCTGTGCGCTCTGCCTCAGTCTCTCGGAGAGCTCGATTTTCTGGGCCTGGTTTCAATGGGGAAACAAAAGCTACACGTCATAGCGTATGTGGAATGGAAACTGGCTCTGCTTTTTTCATCTTCATACTTAGAAAATACTTACCATAAATTAGATTAGATCAATGTGTTCAATGTGCCTACTGTAACTTATGATGAAAATGGCACAGGGGAGCAAAAGTACGTTTGTCACATTTGTTACAACATGACATGAACCGAACAAGAAGACGGATGGTGAATTCTGTCGCAGCATCACAGTCGTAACCGGGTACGTGTTTGTGTTCTCAGGCCTGTATTGGTGAGCATTTCGCTTTTCAGAATGTGGATGGCAGTTACCTGTTGCTGAGACTGTTTCAACCTGAGATGATGGTTCTCTTTAGTTATCTTATCCATAATCTGAGTGAGGGAGAGCACGGTGGCCTGCTTTTCCTCTAGGTCTTCTCTCAGCTGCTGAACCACTTCCTAGACATGCAGAAACGGCGTTGCTGATGTGAGCACATTCAAATCAAAGAAAATAACTATGTGAACTATGAGAGAGACTAC is part of the Conger conger chromosome 15, fConCon1.1, whole genome shotgun sequence genome and encodes:
- the LOC133111673 gene encoding cell cycle progression protein 1-like isoform X1: MSESSSDTESSCGWTIISNEGSDIETLGPDHGADSKPQLSEGPEGKEPQEEPQQEEEQEEVQQEPSVLQAEQHSEPWAESSLDSTLKVEEHEQTEGVSEDVPGRLMLCSSSEHSDIMTLEPSMAAEPRASWEEQQEVREEELDLGSSSSSQYTFSATEMTPSLPVEPSGRDSSSSSGEEEAREPGPALRRRRGRRSTASTCETEEAQGQQGPAVQEEQPEQKVQRTLNKCIFLALVIAVSMGFGHFYGTVQTQERQKLVDKMRGFEQCGVDVCLEQWEGDVIEQSKEVVQQLREDLEEKQATVLSLTQIMDKITKENHHLRLKQSQQQAQKIELSERLRQSAQEKTEMEFHHRHLATENQQLMSSLEREEQSLSALREELLGLRAQIQDLEGRGAGADSVLSENQKLKQHLEEEKQRIQLFLSQKEALGAEAQALRLELDRERKATGQLKDELEQLSMRGAAEAGPEMEELRGRLAELEKKLRFEQQRSDLWERLYVETKEVRAKGDQQPRAKKPKEGIIGKVKETFDAVKNSTKEFVHHHKEQIKKAKEAVKENLRKFSDSVKSTFHHFKDSASRVFEKARRPQDRKFHERREAKTGRYEHQQDHSRQQKQEKDHRSSWKPRSHQPLHQHPRKSTADTFQADHNTRKPGPTGWKGSESARHRRRPKGCSGIFDCANQESMSLFNKALEPIRADEFNQLIHSYLQQEVDHFHHWRELDSFINSFFRNGVFIHDQMLFTDFVSGVEDYLEDMDEYQTYNDDVFEDLDDYVFKHFFGDSYSKQYGPSRPTAKPATKRKPDRQSRPHCQQHRAHLRPQKQRKWSKPGRPTGRHMADVKIELGPMPFDPKY
- the LOC133111673 gene encoding cell cycle progression protein 1-like isoform X2 → MSESSSDTESSCGWTIISNEGSDIETLGPDHGADSKPQLSEGPEGKEPQEEPQQEEEQEEVQQEPSVLQAEQHSEPWAESSLDSTLKVEEHEQTEGVSEDVPGRLMLCSSSEHSDIMTLEPSMAAEPRASWEEQQEVREEELDLGSSSSSQYTFSATEMTPSLPVEPSGRDSSSSSGEEEAREPGPALRRRRGRRSTASTCETEEAQGQQGPAVQEEQPEQKVQRTLNKCIFLALVIAVSMGFGHFYGTVQTQERQKLVDKMRGFEQCGVDVCLEQWEGDVIEQSKAQKIELSERLRQSAQEKTEMEFHHRHLATENQQLMSSLEREEQSLSALREELLGLRAQIQDLEGRGAGADSVLSENQKLKQHLEEEKQRIQLFLSQKEALGAEAQALRLELDRERKATGQLKDELEQLSMRGAAEAGPEMEELRGRLAELEKKLRFEQQRSDLWERLYVETKEVRAKGDQQPRAKKPKEGIIGKVKETFDAVKNSTKEFVHHHKEQIKKAKEAVKENLRKFSDSVKSTFHHFKDSASRVFEKARRPQDRKFHERREAKTGRYEHQQDHSRQQKQEKDHRSSWKPRSHQPLHQHPRKSTADTFQADHNTRKPGPTGWKGSESARHRRRPKGCSGIFDCANQESMSLFNKALEPIRADEFNQLIHSYLQQEVDHFHHWRELDSFINSFFRNGVFIHDQMLFTDFVSGVEDYLEDMDEYQTYNDDVFEDLDDYVFKHFFGDSYSKQYGPSRPTAKPATKRKPDRQSRPHCQQHRAHLRPQKQRKWSKPGRPTGRHMADVKIELGPMPFDPKY